The region TTCGTTAGCAAGCAATTAATTTGCTTTCAGCCGCCAGCCTCAAGCAGCACTCACAAGTGGAACTGCGGTAAAAATAAGCTCAGGCATTGCAGAGAAGTCCTGCTCTAGCTGGGTTGATTCAACAATCTCAAATACCTGATCTAACTGAGTGATTTCAAACACTAATTTGACAGATGGATGAGGATTATGAAGTGTTAAGCGACAACCATTCTCTAGTGCAAGGTTTAATCCATAAATAAGGGCAGTCAGACCTGCACTGTCGATAAATTCAACCTCAGTCAGGTCAACAATACAGAGATCATGGCGATCACAGATGACTTCCGTCAGCTTATGCTTAAGTGTCATCCCACCCTCCAGATCCAGATGACCTTTGGGTTGAATCAAAACAGAATTGCCTTTGCGGTAGGTAATCATAGAACCTGCATAGTTAAGGGACTAAGCTTGAATGCTCAAGGCCAGGGAATGCATCCGCTAAGTT is a window of Leptolyngbyaceae cyanobacterium JSC-12 DNA encoding:
- a CDS encoding anti-anti-sigma factor (IMG reference gene:2510096794~PFAM: STAS domain~TIGRFAM: anti-anti-sigma factor), coding for MITYRKGNSVLIQPKGHLDLEGGMTLKHKLTEVICDRHDLCIVDLTEVEFIDSAGLTALIYGLNLALENGCRLTLHNPHPSVKLVFEITQLDQVFEIVESTQLEQDFSAMPELIFTAVPLVSAA